GCCCTCGACGTGGTGGTGCAGGACCAGGTGCTGCGCCTGCTCGCCGACGTCACCCGCGAAGGGCGCGGACTGCTGCTGGTCAGCCACGACATGGGCGTGGTGGCCCGGCTCGCCGACCGGGTGCTGGTCATGAGTGGCGGACGGCTCGTCGACAGCGGGACGCCCGGCGAGCTGCTGCGCGCCCCGTCGCACCCCACGACCCGGAGCTTGGTGGATGCGGTGACCGGGATCCGCGACCGCCCGTCGAGGGAGGTCGCCGAGACCGCGCGGACCGTGCTGCGCGGCCGCGACCTCGTCAAGACCTACCGGGGCCGGCACGGCGAGGTCCGCGCGGTGGACGACGTCTCGTTCTCCGTGCGGGAAGGTGAAGTGCTCGGCGTGGTCGGCCAGTCCGGCTCGGGCAAGAGCACGCTGGCCCGCATCGCGATGGGCTTGGTCGAGCCGGACTCGGGCGCGGTGTCGTTGGACGGGCAGGCCTGGTCGGGGTTGTCCGAGCGCGCTCGTCGCCCGCGCCGCCGCGCGATCCAGCTGGTGCACCAGGACCCGCTCTCCGCCTTCGACCCCCGGTACACCGTCGCCCAGATCATCGGTGAACCGCTGCGGCGGCTGCAGCCGGCCTTCCGCGCCGAACGGGTCCGGCAGCTGCTCGACCAGGTGGGGCTCGAGCCCGGTCTCGCGCGAGCCAGGCCGCACACCCTGTCGGGCGGGCAGCGCCAGCGGGTGGCCATCGCGCGGGCGCTCGCCCCGGGCCCCAGGGTGCTGGTCTGCGACGAACCCGTTTCGGCGCTGGACGTCTCGGTGCAGCAGCAGGTGCTGGACCTGCTGGACCGGCTGCGCTCCGAGACGGCGGTGGCGATGGTGTTCATCACCCACGACCTCGCCGTGGTCCGGCGGATCAGCGATCGAGTCCTGGTGATGCGCGGTGGCCGGATCGTCGAGCAGGGCGCCACCGACGAGGTGCTCACCAGCCCGGCGCACGAGTACACACGCCGGTTGCTCGAGGCGACACCGTCCCTCGGCGCGCTCGACGGCGACGGGGCGAGGTGATCGGGTGTTTCACGAGACGAGGTTGGCATGATGGACATGACTGGGGTCGTCGGTGAGAGCGGCCCGTTCCCGCCGCGGCAGTGGCCGAGCCTGCCCGCTGACCGGGAAGGCGAGCACTGGCGGGCGCGGGCCGCGGAGGTGGCGGCGGTGCTCGCCGTCGGCGCCGCTGAGCGGGACCGTGCCGGAGAGCCCCCGCTCGCCGAGGTCGAGCTGCTCAAGGACGCCGGACTGGTGACCCTGCTCGGGCCGGCCGAACACGGCGGAGGCGGACAGCGCTGGTCGGTGGCGCACGCTGCGGTGCGCGTGATCTCGGCCGCGGACGGGTCGATCGGCCACCTGCTGGCGCACCACTACGTGTGGGTGTGGCTGGCCGAGTTCATCGGCACCGCGGAGAAGATCGAGCACATCGGTGAGGTCGCCGTGCGGGCGCGGTGGTTGTTCGGTGGCCCCTCCCGGGTGCGGGAAGCGACGCTGGACATCGGCGACGCCGGCACGGACATGGTGTTCAACGGCGAGATCCTCGACCCGGTCGGCTGCCGGGTCTGCGACATCGTGATGCTGGAGGGGCGCATCCCGGGCCGGGAGGTGCCGATCAGCGCGCTGGCGATGGCCACCGAACCGGGTTTCGCCTTCTCCGCGGAGCGGGACGGCTTCGGTCTGCGACGTTCGGTGTCCGCGCGGGTCGCGGTGGACGACGTGGCGATCCCGTGGACCGGTGCGCTGGGGCACGTCGACAAGACGTTCCAGCCCCGCTCCTACAACTCGTTCCTGCACCCGACGTTGGAGCTGGCGCTGACCAACGTCTTCCTGGGGCTGGCGCGGGGAGCACTGGACGCGGCCGCCACGCACCTCACGGAGGCCGACACCGGGTGGGCGCCCGGCGCGTTCGGTCCGCTGGTGTCCGAGCTGTGGCAAGCCGAGGCGTTCGCCGACGAGGTCGCGGCCGAGGGCGACGCGCTGCACGACCGCCGCGCGAGCGTGACCGAGCAGGACCTGCGCGTGCACCGGGCGCGGGTGGCCGCAGTGCTGGACCGCGCGTCCGCGGCCGCGTCCGGGATCACCGACCGGGTCTTCGACGCGACCCGCGGTGATGACGCCGCCATGACGGCCGTTTCCCGGTTCTGGCGCGACGTGCGCGCGCTGTCCGCGCGAGTCACGCCCGACACGGGCGCGATCGGGCGGTCCTTCTTGGACGGAACGTGTCGGACCAACGCAGAGGAGCCCGAAGATGACTGACCGCGTCGCGCTCTCCGTTCTCGAACTGGCCCCGGTGGAGCGCGGAGCCCCGGAAGCGGCGGCGGTCGCCGGCGCTCGTGAGGTGGCGAGGTGGGCGGACCGCGCAGGACTGCGCCGGTTCTGGGTGGCCGAGCACCACAACTCGGGCGGCATCGCGAGCTCCGCGCCCGCGGTGCTGCTCGCCGCGGTCGGTGCGGTGACCGAGCGGATCCGGATCGGGTCGGGCGGGGTGATGCTGCCCAACCACCCGCCGCTGGTGGTCGCCGAGTCCTTCCGCACCCTCGGCGCGCTGTACCCCGACCGCGTCGACCTGGGCATCGGTCGGGCGCCGGGGACCGACCCGGCCACCGCCGAAGCGCTGCGCCGCGTCCCGGTGGACCGGTTCGACTCCGAAGTGGACGACCTGCTCGGCTTCCTGCGCGGGACCTTCCCGTCCGAGCACCGCTACGAGCACATCCGGGCCGTGCCGGAGTCCCGGCCACCCCAGGTGTGGATGCTCGGCTCCAGCGTCCAGAGCGCGCAGCTGGCCGCGCTGCTGGGACTGCCCTACGCGTTCGCTCACCACTTCTTCGGCGCGCGCGGGGCTGCGGCCGCGCTCAAGACCTACCGCGAGAGCTTCCGCCCCGGTCCGGCGCTCAGCCGGCCGCACGCGATGGTCACGGCGCACGTGGTCTGCGGCGAGGACGACGAGCACGCCCGTTGGCTCGCGGCACCGGCGGTCATGTCGGCGCTGGGGGTGGGCGGTGCCGGACGCACCGACCCGTTCCCCACGCCGAAGGAGGCCGCTGCGCAGGAGTGGTCCGACGAGGAACGACGGAAGGCCGAGGCGCTCTTCGCCGAGCAGGCCGTCGGTGGGGCGGAGAGGGTCGCGCGGCGGCTCGACGAGCTGCTGGAGGAAACCGGCGCCGACGAGCTGATGCTGACCAACAACGTCACCGACGTCGACGAGCGGATCCGCTCCTACGAGCGCGTGGTCGAGCTGTTCGACCGCGGGTGAGCGCGGGAGGGGTGGTGCGGACCGCGTTCCGCACCACCCCGTGGAGCTCAGCTCTCCGCGGTGACCTTCGACGAAGGCTCGGGAGCCGGGGCCGGCTTGCGCAGCACCAGGGCGCCGAGCACCGCACCCAGCGCGGTGACCACGGCAGCGGTCCACCCGGCCAGCTGGAGGCCGCCGACGACCCCGGCCGTGCCCGCACTGGGTGCCGCACCGGCGGTGGCCACCGCGACGAGCGCCGCGAGACCCACCGCGGAACCGATGTACTGCGCGGTGGAGGCCAGGGCGGAGGCCACGCCCTGCTGCTCCGGGGCCACCCCGGTCGAGACGGCCACGAAGATCGGCGGGAACGACAGGCCCGCGAACGTGCCCCACAGCACCACGCCGGGCAGCACCGCCCAGTAGGTGCCGGTGGTCGCCATGCCCAGGGCCAGCGCGACCATCGAGGCGGCCACGCCGAGCATGCCGGTGACCAGCGTGGTGCGGATCCCGAACCGGTTGAGCATGAGCGGCACCAGCTTGGCCGACGCGGTCATGCTGAACAGGCTCAGCGGCAGGAACGCGAACCCCGCCTGCAGCGGGGTGTAGCCGAGGACGGTCTGCAGGTAGGTGGTGAACAGGTAGTACTGGGTGCCGACCGTGCCCATGAACACGAAGATCACGACGATCGCGGCGGTCACGTTGCGGTTGGCGAACAGGCGCAGCGGGACCAGCGGGTCCTGGACGCGGGACTCGATCAGCAGGAACAGGCCCAGCAGCACCGCGCCGACGAGCACCGCGCCGCCGCCCTGGACCGTGAGCCACCCGGTGTCGGGGCCGCTGACGAGGCCGAAGACCACGAGCGTCGCGCCCGCCGTGGCCACCAGCGCGCCCGGCAGGTCGAACCCGCGTGCTCCCGCGGTCTCGGCGTCGGCCGCCAGCAGCCACGGCGTGGCGACCAGCGCCAGCACGACGACCGGGACGTTGACGAAGAAGACCCACTCCCAGCCGAGCAGGTCGGTGAGCACGCCACCGCCGAGCGCACCCACCGCGGCGCCGGAGGCGCCGGCCGCGCCCCAGATCGCCATCGCGCGGTTGCGGCTCGGTCCTTCCGCGAAGCTGGTGGTGAGCAGCTTGAGCGTGGACGGGGTGAGGAGCGCGGCGCCGAACCCCTGCACGGCACGGGCGACGACGAGCACCGCGGGACCGGACGCCAACCCCGCGGCGAGCGAGGAAGCGCCGAACAGCGCCAGACCGAGCGCGAACACGCGCCGGGCACCCAGCCGGTCGGCAGCGCGACCACCGAGCAGCAGGAAACCGCCGAACACCACGGTGTAGGCGCTGACCACCGCTTGCAGGGACTGCTCGGAGAAGTCCAGTTGGCGGCCGATCTCCGGCAGCGCGACGAAGACGATGTCGAAGTCGATGGCGGTCATGAACTGGGCGAGCGCCAGCAGGGTGAGGATGAGGCCGGGCCGGGGAGCCGACCGGGCGGATGTCTCGTTCACGATGTCCTTTCCTCGGTGGGTCGGGTCTGAGTGGGAGCGGTGACGCTGGACGCCGGTCGACGGCCAGTGTGCGGCGCGGCGCGGACCCGCGGAAGGAGGCACTTGCCTGTGTCCCAGGAACATCGATGTGTCCGTCCGGGAAGCGGGCCCGGACGCCGCGCGGACAGCGACGGTGATCACACGTCGGGGCGGATCACGCGGTGCGGGCCACAGTGCCCCACAGGTCCACCGGCAGGTGCTCGCGCCGCTTGACGCCCAGCTTGCGGAACACCCGCGTGAGGTGCTGCTCCACCGTGCTGGCCGTGACGAACAGCTTCTCGGCGATCTCCCGGTTGGTGTAGCCCATCACCGCCAGCGAGGCGACCCGGCGCTCGGACTCGGTCAGCTGCGCCGCCCGGTCGTCGGCGCTGGCGGCCGCGGTCGACGTCGCCACCTGGCCACCGGCCGACAGCAGCTCGTCGCACAACGCCGCCGCGCCGCACGCGTTGGCCAGGTGCCAGGCGCGGCTGAACATGCGCCGGGCGCGCCGGTTGTCCTTCAGCTCGTGGTGCGCGCGGCCCAGTCCGGCGAGCACCCGCGCCTGCTCGTACCGGTCGCCGACCTGCTCGAGCAGGTCCAGCGCTTCACCGAGCAGTTGCGGGCGCCGGCGGGGCGGGTTGATCTCGGCGACGAGGCGCAGCGCCGTGCCCCGGCTGCGCGAGTTCTCGGTGCCCGCCTGGGCGAGTTCGTCGTAGAGCAGCCGCTTGGCCTCGTCGGTGTTGCCCAGCAGCAGCCACGCTTCCGCCGCGTCGATGCGCCAGGGGACCAGCCCGGACTGCGCCAGCCCCCAGTCACGCGTCAGGTCCCGGCAGGCCAGGAAGTCCGCGAGCGCGGCGTGCCCGTGCCGGGTGGCGAGGTAGTACTGGCCCCGCGCGTGCAAGTAGTGCAGCCCGTACCGGCTGCGGAAGACGGCGTCGGGCACCGGGCGGGCCAGGTGCCGGGCCGCTTCGTCGAACCGGCCGAGCCGGGTGTTGGCCAGCACCAGGGTGCTCACGGGCAACCCGACCGCCACGCCCCACGCCTGCGGCGACATGTGCCGGAGCGCGGTCTCGGCGTGCTCGACCGCCGCGGCGCAATCCCCGCTCCGGGCCGCGATCTCCGCGCGGACAGCGGAGATCATCGCCTTCCAGGGGGGCGTGCAGCGGTGTGCGTCGGACTCGAGCCGGCGGCACCACTCCGCAGCGGTGTCCGCGCGTTCGGCGTGCAGCAGTGCCATGAGGGCGAACGTGGTGGCTTCCTCCGACCAGACCGCGGTGCGGGTGAGGTGGACGTCGCGGAGCACCCGCTCGGCGTGGTCGACGGCTTCGCGGCTGCGCCCGCGCGCCAGCACGTCGGCCAGCACCGCGGTGGAGTGCAGCCACGGGTCGTCACCGGCGGAGTGCGGGACGTCCGGCCGCGTGCAGCGCGTCCGGTCCTGGCGCTGGTGCGCCAGCGCGGGGTGGGAGTAGGCCAGCCACGACTCGACGTCGTGCAGCTGGCCGCACGAGTGGTCGTCGTCGGTGCCACGCAGGTGGCGCAGCACCTGCTCGGCGTCGTCGTTCCTGCCGTGCCAGAGCAGTTGGCGCACGAGCACGACGTGGTCGCCCCGGTCCAGCCGGCCGGCCGCCGCGGCGGCGGTCAGCGGCGCCAGGTGCCGCAGCACCGACGACGGCGTGAGCCGCCACTCCGCCTCGGCCAGCCGCGCCCGGATCGCGGCCCGTTCCCGGGGGTTCCCGGTGGACTCGTGGGCCAGCTCCAGGTACCGCGCCGCGACGTCCGCCGAGCCCTCCAGCAACGCCAGTTCCGCGGCTTCCCGCAGAGCTCGCTGCGCCCACACCGCCTCGGCCGAGCCGGAATCGACCAGTTGCGCCGCGATGAGCGGCGCGTCCGCACCGCGCTCGTGGAGCAGCTCGGCCGTCCGCCAGCGCAACCGGCGCAGCTCGTCGGGACTGACCTCGTGCAGCACCGCGGCGACGGCCTGCGGGCTGCGCAGCCGCCCCTCGTCGAGCAAGCCCGAGGCGGACATGGCGTCGAGCGCTCCCCGCACGTCGGCGGTGTCAGCGTGGACGAGGCGGGCGAGGTCGGCGGGTGCCGGGTCGATGTCGAGCACGGCGAGGGCGCGCGCGACCTCGCGCACCAGGTCACCACCGCGGTGCAGGCAGCTCAGCAGTGCCAGGACGTGGTTGCGGTGCCCGGTCGACTGTTCGTGGTCGTCGATGACTGCGTTGAGCAGCAACGGGTTCCCGCCGGTGAGCGAGTGGAGTTCCGCGCCGAGCCGTTGGGCGCTCACGTCGTCGAGCCGGTGCCGCAGGACAGCTGCGACCCCGGCGGCGGACAGCGGCGCGAGCGAGGTCTGCCGGAAGTGGGCGTGGCGGCGCAGTTCGGTCCGCAATCGCTGGGGCGCGCGCCTGAGCTCGCCGGTGAGCACCACCACCACGCGCGTCGGCTCCGACCGGCGGACCAGCTGGAGCAGCCAGCTCGCGGACGCCTCGTCGAGGTGGTGCGCGTCGTCGACGGACAACAGCACGGGAGCGGTCACCGACAGGTCCAGCACGGTCGCGCACAACTGCTGGAAGAGCCGGGCGGACCCGGGCTCCGCGGTCTGCAGCTCGTCGACGACGCAGGGGTCCAGGTCGCCACTGGACTGGGCTCCGATCCCGCGCACCAGCTGTGCGACCGCACCGCAGGGCAGGTCTCGCTCGTCCTCGTCGCACACCGCCTGCAGCACGCGGAAGCCGGCAGCTTCCGCCCGTTGCGCGGCGATGCGCAGCAGTTCGGTCTTCCCACTGCCCAACGGCCCCTCGACGAGCACCACTGATCCCCGGTTCCGCACGCAGTCCTCCTGCGCCCGCCGCAGGAGGTCGAGTTGCGCGTCGCGTTCCGCGAGGAAGTGTTTCGAGTTCGATAACTCCCTTTCCACTCCGTGCAAGCTCATAGGTGCAGTACCCCGCCACTCAGTTGTCAACCGGAACGTCCGGGAACCGACGTTAGCAACGCGTCGCGCGGATTCTCGGGCTTCGCGCCCACTCGCGGAGAACTGCGCGCCCATCGCCGAATGTTCTCGCAGTGGTGTTACGCGTTCCCGAGTGACGGTCACTACACACTACCGATCGGTGGGCGCTGGATTACCGACCGGTGGGCGCTGGGTGGAAATGGCGGTGCGGTGCGCGCCGATGGTCTCGTTAATCTTCGTGGCGGACGAATCTCGCGAATTCAGGAGTTCTGCGATGCGCATTCTGGTCGGCGTCCTCTCCGTGGTGCTGTCCTTGGTCTTCCTGGGGATCGGGGGATGAAGATCTTCAACACGCAGGTGTTCGTCGCCCAGCTCGGGTTGCCGACCGTGCTGGTGGTGGCCATCGGCGTGCTGGAAGTGGCGGGAGCGCTGGGACTGCTGGTCGGCTTCCGGGTCCGGATCCTCGGTGCGCTGGCGGCGCTCGGCCTGACGCTGCTGCTGATCGGTGCGGTCGGGTTCCACGTCATCCACGGCGACCTGCTGGTGAACGGGCTGCTGCCGGTCGTGCTGCTGGTGCTCGCCGCGGTCACCACCGTGCTGCGCTTCCGCCAGGGCGTGCGCACCGCCCCGGCCGCGGACTGACGGGGAACGCATGAGCTCCTGGGGAATCGACATCGGCGGCACCAAGGTCGCCGTCCGGGTCGAGACCGACACGTCCGAGCCGTACGAGGACGCCATGACCTGGTCGGGGTCCGGCGACGTCCGGGAGGATCTCGCGGTGCTGCGGGCGGCCGTGGCCTCGGCCCGGGACGCGGCCGGCGCACCGCATCGGGTCGGGATCGCCTTCCCGGCCGCGCTGGACGCCGCCGGCCGGGTGACGAGCTGGCCGAACCGTCCCCACTGGACCGGTCTGGACTGGGGCGCCGTGCTCGACGAGCTGTTCCCGGGCGTGGCCGCGCGCACGGCCGACGACGGGGACCTGGCGGCGCTGGCGGAGGCCGAGCGGGCGGGCAGCCCCGACGTCCTCTACTTCGGCGTGGGCACCGGGGTCGGTGGTGGCGTCGTGCTCGGCGGACGGCCGGTCCCCGGCCCGGAGCGCGGCTCCTGCGAACTCGGCCACGCGATCGCGGACCCCGCGGGGCCGCGGTGCGTGTGCGGGCGCCGCGGCTGCTTGCAAGCGGTGGCGTCCGGGCCCGCCGTCCTGCGCGCCGCCGGCCGACTGCGCGGTGCGGACA
This region of Saccharopolyspora hordei genomic DNA includes:
- a CDS encoding dipeptide ABC transporter ATP-binding protein; the encoded protein is MSLLDVEDLTVGFGGGAPVVSGVSLSVRPGECVALVGESGSGKSVTVRSLLGLAGRGARVTARRMEVVGEDATAFTEHRWRAVRGRQVALVSQDALVSLDPLRTVGAEVAEALRRSGVRGTEVDERVVDLLGRVGVPEPDAHRHRYPHQLSGGLRQRALIASALAGRPRLLIADEPTTALDVVVQDQVLRLLADVTREGRGLLLVSHDMGVVARLADRVLVMSGGRLVDSGTPGELLRAPSHPTTRSLVDAVTGIRDRPSREVAETARTVLRGRDLVKTYRGRHGEVRAVDDVSFSVREGEVLGVVGQSGSGKSTLARIAMGLVEPDSGAVSLDGQAWSGLSERARRPRRRAIQLVHQDPLSAFDPRYTVAQIIGEPLRRLQPAFRAERVRQLLDQVGLEPGLARARPHTLSGGQRQRVAIARALAPGPRVLVCDEPVSALDVSVQQQVLDLLDRLRSETAVAMVFITHDLAVVRRISDRVLVMRGGRIVEQGATDEVLTSPAHEYTRRLLEATPSLGALDGDGAR
- a CDS encoding acyl-CoA dehydrogenase family protein, which encodes MMDMTGVVGESGPFPPRQWPSLPADREGEHWRARAAEVAAVLAVGAAERDRAGEPPLAEVELLKDAGLVTLLGPAEHGGGGQRWSVAHAAVRVISAADGSIGHLLAHHYVWVWLAEFIGTAEKIEHIGEVAVRARWLFGGPSRVREATLDIGDAGTDMVFNGEILDPVGCRVCDIVMLEGRIPGREVPISALAMATEPGFAFSAERDGFGLRRSVSARVAVDDVAIPWTGALGHVDKTFQPRSYNSFLHPTLELALTNVFLGLARGALDAAATHLTEADTGWAPGAFGPLVSELWQAEAFADEVAAEGDALHDRRASVTEQDLRVHRARVAAVLDRASAAASGITDRVFDATRGDDAAMTAVSRFWRDVRALSARVTPDTGAIGRSFLDGTCRTNAEEPEDD
- a CDS encoding LLM class flavin-dependent oxidoreductase; this encodes MTDRVALSVLELAPVERGAPEAAAVAGAREVARWADRAGLRRFWVAEHHNSGGIASSAPAVLLAAVGAVTERIRIGSGGVMLPNHPPLVVAESFRTLGALYPDRVDLGIGRAPGTDPATAEALRRVPVDRFDSEVDDLLGFLRGTFPSEHRYEHIRAVPESRPPQVWMLGSSVQSAQLAALLGLPYAFAHHFFGARGAAAALKTYRESFRPGPALSRPHAMVTAHVVCGEDDEHARWLAAPAVMSALGVGGAGRTDPFPTPKEAAAQEWSDEERRKAEALFAEQAVGGAERVARRLDELLEETGADELMLTNNVTDVDERIRSYERVVELFDRG
- a CDS encoding MFS transporter — its product is MNETSARSAPRPGLILTLLALAQFMTAIDFDIVFVALPEIGRQLDFSEQSLQAVVSAYTVVFGGFLLLGGRAADRLGARRVFALGLALFGASSLAAGLASGPAVLVVARAVQGFGAALLTPSTLKLLTTSFAEGPSRNRAMAIWGAAGASGAAVGALGGGVLTDLLGWEWVFFVNVPVVVLALVATPWLLAADAETAGARGFDLPGALVATAGATLVVFGLVSGPDTGWLTVQGGGAVLVGAVLLGLFLLIESRVQDPLVPLRLFANRNVTAAIVVIFVFMGTVGTQYYLFTTYLQTVLGYTPLQAGFAFLPLSLFSMTASAKLVPLMLNRFGIRTTLVTGMLGVAASMVALALGMATTGTYWAVLPGVVLWGTFAGLSFPPIFVAVSTGVAPEQQGVASALASTAQYIGSAVGLAALVAVATAGAAPSAGTAGVVGGLQLAGWTAAVVTALGAVLGALVLRKPAPAPEPSSKVTAES
- a CDS encoding AAA family ATPase, with product MGAQFSASGREARESARRVANVGSRTFRLTTEWRGTAPMSLHGVERELSNSKHFLAERDAQLDLLRRAQEDCVRNRGSVVLVEGPLGSGKTELLRIAAQRAEAAGFRVLQAVCDEDERDLPCGAVAQLVRGIGAQSSGDLDPCVVDELQTAEPGSARLFQQLCATVLDLSVTAPVLLSVDDAHHLDEASASWLLQLVRRSEPTRVVVVLTGELRRAPQRLRTELRRHAHFRQTSLAPLSAAGVAAVLRHRLDDVSAQRLGAELHSLTGGNPLLLNAVIDDHEQSTGHRNHVLALLSCLHRGGDLVREVARALAVLDIDPAPADLARLVHADTADVRGALDAMSASGLLDEGRLRSPQAVAAVLHEVSPDELRRLRWRTAELLHERGADAPLIAAQLVDSGSAEAVWAQRALREAAELALLEGSADVAARYLELAHESTGNPRERAAIRARLAEAEWRLTPSSVLRHLAPLTAAAAAGRLDRGDHVVLVRQLLWHGRNDDAEQVLRHLRGTDDDHSCGQLHDVESWLAYSHPALAHQRQDRTRCTRPDVPHSAGDDPWLHSTAVLADVLARGRSREAVDHAERVLRDVHLTRTAVWSEEATTFALMALLHAERADTAAEWCRRLESDAHRCTPPWKAMISAVRAEIAARSGDCAAAVEHAETALRHMSPQAWGVAVGLPVSTLVLANTRLGRFDEAARHLARPVPDAVFRSRYGLHYLHARGQYYLATRHGHAALADFLACRDLTRDWGLAQSGLVPWRIDAAEAWLLLGNTDEAKRLLYDELAQAGTENSRSRGTALRLVAEINPPRRRPQLLGEALDLLEQVGDRYEQARVLAGLGRAHHELKDNRRARRMFSRAWHLANACGAAALCDELLSAGGQVATSTAAASADDRAAQLTESERRVASLAVMGYTNREIAEKLFVTASTVEQHLTRVFRKLGVKRREHLPVDLWGTVARTA
- a CDS encoding DoxX family protein → MKIFNTQVFVAQLGLPTVLVVAIGVLEVAGALGLLVGFRVRILGALAALGLTLLLIGAVGFHVIHGDLLVNGLLPVVLLVLAAVTTVLRFRQGVRTAPAAD
- a CDS encoding ROK family protein, producing MSSWGIDIGGTKVAVRVETDTSEPYEDAMTWSGSGDVREDLAVLRAAVASARDAAGAPHRVGIAFPAALDAAGRVTSWPNRPHWTGLDWGAVLDELFPGVAARTADDGDLAALAEAERAGSPDVLYFGVGTGVGGGVVLGGRPVPGPERGSCELGHAIADPAGPRCVCGRRGCLQAVASGPAVLRAAGRLRGADTDFDELRRAWLDGQEWAAVAVESGCAALASVAVSTAELLHPELVLIGGGFAAGLPGFADVVARHVTGLARPGHRVPRVRQARLGGLSSLHGAVLLGRQD